The proteins below come from a single Halothiobacillus neapolitanus c2 genomic window:
- a CDS encoding type II toxin-antitoxin system PemK/MazF family toxin, giving the protein MRRGDIWLARLNPNTGAEIGKVRPVVILLAQRYLDAGSPVVMIAPLTTQFWPGMTALRIAVPQRGRLLKDSFVALEQTRALDRSRFGDTRLAELSADEMQILDRQLMAMFGMVIAPH; this is encoded by the coding sequence ATGCGACGCGGTGACATCTGGCTGGCGCGGTTGAACCCGAATACCGGCGCAGAAATCGGCAAAGTTCGCCCGGTGGTGATTTTGCTGGCGCAGCGCTATTTGGACGCGGGTTCGCCGGTGGTTATGATCGCGCCATTGACTACACAATTCTGGCCAGGCATGACCGCATTGCGCATTGCGGTTCCTCAGCGTGGCCGCCTGCTCAAGGACAGTTTCGTGGCGTTGGAACAAACGCGGGCGCTCGACCGCAGCCGGTTTGGTGATACTCGGCTGGCCGAGTTGTCGGCAGATGAAATGCAAATCCTGGACAGACAACTGATGGCGATGTTCGGTATGGTTATTGCGCCACATTAA
- the cas7c gene encoding type I-C CRISPR-associated protein Cas7/Csd2, with amino-acid sequence MSLTNRYDFVLLFDVKDGNPNGDPDAGNLPRMDAETGHGLMTDVSLKRKVRNFVGIAKGEQPPYEIYVKEKAILNNQHKRAYVGIGREELLAGDDKKRKGGDAVDDARQWMCRNFFDVRTFGAVMSTGINCGQVRGPVQLTFARSIDPIIAQEHSITVCAARKEDKPIEEQIGIQGRKHTVPYGLYMAHGFISSFLAKQTGFSEDDLELLWQALTQMFEHDRSAARGEMTTRGLYVFKHDSELGNAPAHALFERIQPKLKPGISVPRNFTDYEVWVDEADFPAGVTLLKKF; translated from the coding sequence ATGAGCCTGACCAACCGCTATGACTTCGTGCTGCTGTTCGACGTTAAAGATGGCAACCCCAATGGTGACCCGGATGCCGGAAACCTGCCGCGTATGGATGCGGAAACCGGTCATGGGCTAATGACTGATGTGTCCTTGAAGCGCAAAGTGCGTAACTTTGTTGGCATAGCAAAGGGTGAACAGCCACCCTATGAAATCTATGTGAAGGAAAAAGCCATCCTCAATAATCAGCACAAGCGCGCCTACGTGGGCATTGGGCGTGAAGAGTTGCTAGCGGGCGATGACAAAAAACGCAAAGGTGGTGACGCAGTGGACGATGCCCGACAGTGGATGTGCCGCAACTTCTTCGACGTGCGCACCTTCGGCGCGGTGATGTCAACCGGTATCAACTGTGGTCAAGTGCGCGGGCCGGTACAGCTTACCTTTGCCCGTTCCATCGACCCCATCATTGCACAAGAACATTCAATAACAGTCTGCGCGGCCAGAAAGGAAGACAAACCCATTGAAGAACAGATTGGCATTCAAGGTCGCAAACATACCGTGCCTTACGGGCTTTACATGGCGCACGGTTTTATTTCAAGTTTTCTCGCCAAGCAAACCGGCTTTTCAGAAGACGATCTGGAATTGCTCTGGCAGGCACTGACGCAAATGTTTGAACACGACCGCTCCGCCGCACGCGGCGAAATGACAACGCGCGGATTATATGTATTCAAGCACGATTCAGAACTCGGCAATGCACCTGCCCATGCCCTATTCGAGCGCATCCAGCCTAAACTGAAACCAGGGATCAGCGTGCCTCGTAACTTTACCGACTATGAAGTGTGGGTAGATGAGGCGGATTTTCCGGCTGGCGTGACCTTGCTGAAAAAATTCTGA
- the cas2 gene encoding CRISPR-associated endonuclease Cas2: MLIIVAYDVSTETAAGRKRLRRVAKVCERMGQRVQKSLFECTINEMQYEQLERDLLNEIEETEDNLRFYRIIEPVEMRVKQYGCFRSVDFEGTLIV, encoded by the coding sequence ATGCTCATCATCGTTGCCTACGATGTCTCCACCGAAACTGCCGCCGGACGCAAACGATTGCGTCGTGTTGCAAAAGTTTGTGAGCGCATGGGACAACGCGTTCAAAAATCTCTGTTTGAATGTACCATCAATGAAATGCAATATGAACAACTGGAGCGAGACCTGCTTAATGAAATCGAAGAGACAGAAGACAACTTACGCTTCTATCGCATCATCGAACCGGTAGAAATGCGCGTCAAACAATATGGCTGCTTCCGATCAGTAGATTTTGAAGGCACGCTCATTGTATAA
- the cas4 gene encoding CRISPR-associated protein Cas4: MNEPDSVPLSALQHWVYCPRQCGLIHLEQAFEDNIHTARGQAVHHLVDTPGYEIKSGVRVERALPLWSDQYNLIGKADLVEFHPDGSIYPVEFKHGAKRQKLHDDIQLAAQAICLEDMLGRPVPKAAIFHASSHRRREVAITQALRDLVLATAEDIRAMLASSKLPPPVNDARCKECSLKEICQPEALAEQMRLHRLREELFNVAQ, from the coding sequence ATGAATGAACCGGACTCTGTCCCACTATCTGCTCTGCAACACTGGGTGTATTGTCCACGCCAGTGTGGGCTGATTCATCTGGAACAGGCATTTGAGGACAACATCCACACCGCGCGCGGGCAGGCAGTGCATCACTTGGTCGATACGCCGGGTTATGAAATCAAATCCGGTGTGCGTGTCGAGCGCGCGTTGCCGTTGTGGAGTGACCAGTACAACCTGATCGGTAAAGCCGATCTGGTCGAATTTCACCCGGATGGCAGCATCTATCCCGTTGAATTTAAGCACGGTGCTAAGCGGCAAAAATTGCACGACGACATCCAGCTCGCCGCGCAAGCGATTTGCCTGGAAGACATGCTGGGCCGCCCGGTGCCCAAAGCGGCGATTTTCCATGCCAGCAGTCATCGGCGGCGGGAGGTAGCAATCACACAAGCACTTCGCGATCTGGTTCTTGCAACGGCGGAAGACATCCGCGCCATGCTCGCCTCAAGCAAACTGCCGCCACCAGTGAATGACGCACGCTGCAAAGAGTGTTCGCTGAAAGAAATATGCCAGCCCGAGGCACTGGCCGAGCAGATGCGGCTGCATCGTTTGCGTGAGGAGCTGTTTAATGTGGCGCAATAA
- the cas1c gene encoding type I-C CRISPR-associated endonuclease Cas1c, which yields MHTVQNTLYIMTPNAYVHLENATVRIDVEREKKLQVPLHHLNGLVCFGNIMISPALMHRLADDGKSLVLMDSSGRFKARLEGPVSGNILLRQAHHRQASDAAFALEIARTIVSGKLKNSRSVVQRGARETSDTIETTQLTRSADNLAASLRAAAAATSMDELRGIEGEAARGYFSAINLIVKTAMRANFQLNGRTRRPPLDRFNALISFLYAMLMNDCRSAIEATGLDAQLGFLHAVRPGRAALALDLMEEFRAIAADRLALTLINRGQINASDFDEREGGAVMLNDRGRRAVVTAWQERKQEIVTHPLTETKIPIGLLPFIQARFLARTIRGEMDGYLPYQSK from the coding sequence ATGCACACAGTCCAAAACACACTCTACATTATGACCCCCAATGCTTATGTGCATCTGGAGAATGCCACAGTGCGCATTGATGTTGAGCGCGAAAAAAAGCTTCAGGTGCCACTGCACCATCTAAATGGGCTCGTTTGCTTTGGCAATATCATGATCTCGCCTGCACTGATGCATCGCTTGGCAGATGATGGCAAATCATTGGTATTAATGGATAGTTCAGGGCGATTCAAGGCGCGTCTTGAAGGCCCGGTTTCAGGGAATATCTTGCTGCGGCAAGCGCATCACCGCCAAGCATCCGATGCTGCCTTTGCGCTGGAAATAGCGCGCACCATCGTGTCAGGCAAACTCAAAAACAGTCGCAGCGTCGTGCAGCGTGGCGCACGCGAAACCAGTGATACCATCGAAACAACCCAGCTCACGCGCAGCGCCGATAATCTTGCTGCTTCATTGCGTGCTGCTGCGGCAGCCACCTCAATGGACGAACTCCGAGGCATTGAAGGCGAAGCGGCTCGCGGCTACTTCTCCGCCATTAATCTGATCGTCAAGACGGCCATGCGCGCCAATTTTCAGCTCAATGGTCGCACTCGCCGCCCGCCACTGGATCGTTTTAACGCCCTAATTTCCTTTCTCTACGCCATGCTTATGAATGATTGCCGTTCCGCAATCGAAGCGACCGGACTCGATGCCCAGTTAGGCTTTCTGCACGCCGTTCGTCCAGGGCGTGCCGCACTGGCACTTGATCTGATGGAAGAATTTCGCGCTATTGCCGCTGACCGTCTTGCTCTCACGCTCATCAACCGGGGCCAGATCAATGCCAGCGATTTTGACGAACGAGAAGGGGGCGCCGTGATGCTTAATGACAGGGGCCGTCGTGCCGTTGTCACCGCTTGGCAAGAACGCAAGCAAGAAATAGTCACCCACCCGCTCACAGAAACAAAGATCCCCATTGGCCTGCTCCCTTTCATTCAGGCGCGGTTCTTGGCGCGCACCATCCGTGGTGAAATGGATGGCTATCTACCCTATCAGTCAAAGTGA
- a CDS encoding ribbon-helix-helix protein, CopG family — MATLNLRLPDSLDRQLSALAAQTQQNRSDLARAALEQYLRDQERERLMAEMEAAFRVLATSPEARAESIGIAEEFMPLENEALDFVEGREPGDAESEAWWK; from the coding sequence ATGGCGACTTTAAACTTACGCCTGCCGGATAGCTTGGATCGGCAATTAAGCGCCTTGGCTGCACAAACCCAGCAAAACCGTTCTGATTTGGCGCGCGCCGCACTGGAGCAGTATTTACGTGACCAAGAACGCGAGCGGCTGATGGCCGAGATGGAGGCCGCCTTTCGGGTTTTGGCGACCAGCCCCGAAGCGCGCGCCGAGAGCATCGGGATTGCTGAGGAATTTATGCCGCTAGAAAACGAAGCGCTCGATTTTGTCGAAGGGCGAGAACCGGGCGATGCTGAGTCAGAGGCGTGGTGGAAATAA